From Woronichinia naegeliana WA131, the proteins below share one genomic window:
- a CDS encoding YkgJ family cysteine cluster protein: protein MATWQCIQGCGACCNLDPSDRPELESYLTTEDLGLYLSLVGEDGWCINYDAELRECRIYEDRPRFCRVRPDTFASMFGVGAEDFNDFAIDCCCQQIEGVYGEESLELMRYNHAVAED from the coding sequence ATGGCAACTTGGCAATGTATTCAGGGCTGTGGAGCCTGTTGTAATCTCGATCCCAGCGATCGCCCCGAATTGGAGAGTTATCTCACGACGGAGGACTTAGGCTTGTACCTGAGTCTCGTGGGTGAGGATGGCTGGTGTATTAACTATGATGCGGAATTGCGAGAATGTCGCATTTATGAAGACCGTCCTCGTTTTTGTCGCGTGCGACCTGATACCTTTGCGAGCATGTTTGGCGTTGGGGCAGAAGATTTTAATGATTTTGCCATAGACTGCTGCTGTCAACAGATTGAGGGAGTTTACGGTGAGGAGAGTCTGGAACTAATGCGCTATAATCACGCTGTTGCCGAGGATTGA
- a CDS encoding photosystem II reaction center protein Ycf12, with the protein MDLIAALNLQPIFQLTFVSLIMIAGPVVIFLLAFRGGDL; encoded by the coding sequence ATGGATTTAATAGCCGCTCTTAACCTACAACCTATTTTTCAGCTAACTTTTGTCTCTCTCATTATGATTGCTGGCCCTGTTGTCATCTTTCTGTTAGCCTTTCGAGGTGGCGACCTCTAG
- a CDS encoding glycerate kinase, whose translation MRLLVAPDSFKGTLSALEICQIIEAELGHTFPIISHPLADGGEGTLEAIFTSLSNSQWIELEVCGPLPKQRVKAKYLWLIESQEAFIEMGQASGLTLLKTEERNPELTTTYGTGELIRHALKQGAKKIYLAIGGSATNDAGLGMLMALGWQFLNKKGESVGYGGQALINIDRLIAPENLHLPPITVLCDVTNPLYGEQGAAFVYGPQKGGDRPMLERLDQGLRHFAAVIKKQYGMDLNFAGAGAAGGLGAGAKFGLDATIESGFRVIASLTGLEEKIQQMTNSDRLITGEGNFDQQSLQGKVISGILALAKKYQRKVIILAGNSQLTNLQNYPEIEKIITLVDQDISLEQSLKEPDSVLRKRCQSLREYLQIESLLKPSIET comes from the coding sequence ATGCGTTTATTAGTTGCACCGGATTCTTTTAAGGGAACCTTATCTGCCCTAGAAATCTGCCAAATTATCGAGGCGGAATTGGGTCATACTTTTCCAATTATTAGTCATCCCCTGGCTGATGGCGGAGAAGGAACTTTAGAGGCAATTTTTACGAGTTTATCGAATAGTCAATGGATCGAATTAGAGGTTTGTGGCCCGTTACCCAAACAACGAGTTAAAGCCAAGTATCTTTGGCTAATAGAATCGCAAGAAGCCTTTATTGAAATGGGCCAAGCCAGTGGTTTAACCTTATTAAAAACGGAAGAACGTAATCCTGAACTCACTACAACCTATGGAACAGGAGAGTTGATTCGTCATGCTCTCAAACAAGGGGCAAAAAAAATTTATTTGGCGATCGGTGGCTCGGCTACTAACGATGCTGGTTTAGGAATGTTAATGGCTCTCGGTTGGCAATTTCTAAATAAAAAAGGTGAATCAGTAGGCTATGGTGGTCAAGCTTTAATAAATATCGATCGCCTTATAGCTCCTGAAAATTTACATCTTCCTCCTATTACAGTACTTTGCGATGTCACCAATCCACTTTATGGAGAACAGGGAGCCGCTTTTGTGTACGGGCCACAGAAGGGGGGCGATCGCCCTATGCTAGAAAGATTAGATCAAGGACTACGACATTTTGCCGCAGTGATTAAAAAGCAGTATGGTATGGATTTAAACTTTGCTGGAGCTGGAGCCGCCGGAGGGTTAGGGGCTGGAGCAAAGTTCGGTTTAGATGCCACGATTGAAAGTGGTTTTAGGGTTATTGCCAGCTTGACCGGTTTGGAAGAAAAAATTCAACAGATGACCAACAGCGATCGCCTGATTACAGGAGAAGGTAACTTTGATCAGCAATCCTTACAGGGGAAAGTCATTTCAGGAATTTTAGCCTTGGCCAAAAAGTATCAGCGAAAAGTGATCATCTTAGCAGGAAATAGCCAATTAACCAATTTACAAAACTATCCAGAAATCGAAAAAATTATCACCCTAGTGGATCAAGATATTAGTCTAGAGCAATCTTTAAAAGAACCTGATTCAGTATTGCGAAAAAGATGCCAATCCTTAAGAGAATATTTACAGATTGAGAGCTTGTTAAAACCTTCTATTGAGACGTGA
- a CDS encoding translocation/assembly module TamB domain-containing protein, giving the protein MTKLKRIIRHPLTLVLGITLVGLGSIGTWQLHRWLKQQLPDWLASQATRIIHRPVQISEVQQLSLTQLTLGPAFLPATPQNANSFKAQSVVITLEPWQLLHRGTLKAVVQFQEAQGQIQPNDQGQWLNVQVEEVKLPLPLDLTIKTEKAAIQIQKSAKSPPVSLQVTGKVRYLESASSRWQYVLNVRGKQTDIDLTGETLSANSQSQLALVIKQLSLREFSVLLPASWLKIEQGNIIADLSLFLPNLDHLSQAKGRGTINLNPLEARLKKLEQPLFLNLNIALKDQRIIFDNTQLTWGTLSTKLIGYYHFVTGFNLYSEITLNQLNALTTLTNFLPQGISLRGQIKSQIHLTGTLTTPLVRGLVKTSQPLYLNRVPLGQLTAAFTIDKKRVTIKEVSWISDLGRFLVKGYLEPNFLQLWQDIIRHQSIRWQKIPFHFSAQGKVSLASSLATVIPRPIHLKVTDLFTQAEINGNLGNLQIKATWQPLSSTNISNLPLLSLSGQLTLTQQHLSFINYLKNNNQTIAKIIGKSDFQQHQWQLIATSQAIAVQDYLGDRCSSSLLFYQAFCQGNLRLEQGKLFVKGKFAHWLPTVTQAQGLAQFRFQQSPLIANLQWQGGLLTNTITWDKLSLNPWLDPAAPSLQVKQGRLQNIVVTQDLWLRRSPNNFKLNLDAINSSLQTQFQIGRETGNIQASLAQNQIKVFGRLPRLNLNALFPSITLPIKLQDTHFQLTNSLDTFLAQEIHLNNLGNFLNYLKGKINSQILVAEQPISALVTIQNNQWRAKAKAPNIRLKPIKKLPNFISSALMALPLNSNLELSGNLQTLLFAKTFVPVNLDHFSLASYPYQLTGKGNIILTKSWTKPDIEEVKLSLQTRSPLTKINFNPILERLAVQRNLLPQNLKLQGQVDFTGVLLGKQLLTHPFLFDNLQLTGQVKLRDLQVNRFAFEPQLSGPIIIKNGQVVSLNLKGKRDQISTQWQACFQSNCSFPYFPKSLNIQQFNSQNKPIIITGQGDRDRFVTQIKSFPVELLELAWLQPLGIDQPLGGMAQGNLIFNLADSTALGTLSIDRPHFNFLQAERFNTDFRYADQLISLQQTILRLGKQDYEIANGSLNLRSGALLANLSIRDANIHDLLQEWNIYEIAPLLARLQTSLGTVKNTVINPQNSPLSEQLNQLWQVDRLIRQQTQQQRENPWPQVLDLRGKFTANFNLGGTLLVPTLDFQVQGKHWLWQTQAPAPALIDPLGLVIKSSQVIPLDQFSVKGVWHGHHFSLESYLQSSGMEGEANLQALRQGSELQLESANFRVNNLSLDLVQDFVKFPLDISGFIDLSGNVKGSFKQPQLKGIFNLQDLAWNGQLLRQDIAGKFAYQDRNFSLATTAPDAIQLATNLSLPNQSNTDYSFAVQVTLTTEALALLDNLTSDRLIWKKGEGSLHLQTKGTITPGNPLQLNLDPQSEIRLSLADVALKTPFFRQLLNLDGNLILKDDHFIFENFKSNIGGQGIISQGILPLFPPPKDKASLSNPLTLSFTQRDDDPSHLYRGEFQGNIRIKGSALTPIIGGKILLKDGILSLPASLPIFSSTSPIQVQWFEKKNPQLFLLEVPQFQDLEIVLDQVELRKEQKFPRFAFNVSGILMFNGLLNSLHSIEPRGEIRVNQGFMDFFPSRVFINEHQPNTLTFSPRQGILNPVVDLKLQMYLFDLGLITSRDNSIPDDLVQSGQSQSLLLNIGIQGNAAQLLPEQALPKLARLQRDRCLVLSNEQPPFSSETLLSPTNLSQVSDCLKNHSLGISSMQDLVRSPLVSISSVPPMTRNQYLTLFANQYPNISLQEQNDQPLVKAGFPQVGATVIPSVQNWIFDANMQFITWGNQIGLDTLQIYPTLSTQYRLDKNQVIRVDYDYNLNQARIRYQQQF; this is encoded by the coding sequence TTGACTAAGTTAAAACGAATTATTCGCCATCCCCTGACCCTCGTATTAGGGATTACGTTGGTGGGACTAGGGAGTATTGGCACCTGGCAACTTCATCGTTGGTTAAAGCAACAACTACCCGACTGGTTAGCAAGCCAAGCTACTCGTATTATTCATCGCCCCGTTCAGATTTCCGAGGTTCAACAGCTTTCTCTGACTCAATTGACTCTGGGGCCAGCTTTTTTACCGGCAACTCCCCAGAATGCCAACAGTTTTAAAGCACAATCCGTTGTTATTACCCTTGAGCCTTGGCAACTGCTACATCGAGGAACTCTCAAGGCCGTGGTTCAGTTTCAGGAAGCCCAGGGCCAGATTCAGCCTAATGATCAGGGGCAATGGTTGAATGTTCAGGTAGAAGAAGTCAAATTACCGCTTCCCCTGGATTTAACCATTAAGACGGAAAAAGCAGCTATTCAAATTCAAAAATCAGCAAAATCGCCCCCTGTCTCGTTACAGGTGACAGGCAAAGTTCGTTATCTCGAATCTGCTTCCTCTCGTTGGCAATATGTGTTAAATGTCCGAGGTAAACAGACAGATATTGACCTCACAGGAGAAACCCTTAGTGCCAATAGCCAAAGTCAATTGGCTCTCGTGATTAAACAGCTTTCTCTTCGAGAATTTAGTGTTTTATTACCGGCTTCTTGGCTCAAAATAGAACAGGGTAATATCATTGCAGATCTGAGTTTATTCCTACCAAATCTTGATCATTTATCCCAAGCCAAGGGAAGGGGTACGATTAACTTAAATCCCTTAGAAGCTAGGTTAAAAAAACTAGAACAACCGCTATTTTTAAATCTTAATATTGCGCTCAAAGACCAAAGGATTATTTTTGACAATACCCAACTAACCTGGGGAACTTTAAGCACGAAACTAATAGGCTATTATCATTTTGTCACAGGTTTTAATCTTTATAGTGAGATTACCCTTAATCAATTAAATGCTTTAACAACTTTAACTAATTTTTTACCTCAAGGAATTTCTCTTCGAGGTCAGATAAAATCTCAGATCCATTTGACAGGAACTTTAACCACTCCCTTGGTAAGGGGTTTAGTTAAAACCAGTCAACCGTTGTACCTCAATAGAGTGCCTTTAGGTCAATTAACAGCCGCTTTTACAATTGATAAAAAACGTGTCACGATTAAAGAGGTAAGTTGGATCTCTGATCTGGGGAGATTTTTAGTAAAGGGCTATCTAGAACCCAATTTTCTGCAATTATGGCAAGATATTATTCGTCATCAATCTATCCGTTGGCAAAAAATTCCCTTCCATTTTTCAGCACAGGGCAAAGTCTCTCTAGCTTCATCTCTCGCCACCGTGATACCTCGCCCTATTCATTTAAAGGTTACTGATTTATTCACTCAAGCTGAAATCAATGGTAATTTAGGCAATCTCCAAATCAAAGCGACCTGGCAACCCCTATCTAGCACTAATATTTCTAATCTGCCATTGCTTTCTCTTTCAGGTCAATTGACTTTAACTCAACAGCATTTATCGTTCATTAATTATTTAAAAAATAATAATCAAACAATTGCTAAAATTATTGGCAAAAGTGATTTTCAACAACATCAATGGCAATTAATCGCCACTAGTCAGGCGATCGCAGTTCAGGACTATTTAGGCGATCGCTGTTCTTCATCATTGTTGTTTTACCAGGCATTCTGTCAGGGAAATCTTCGACTAGAGCAGGGCAAATTATTTGTCAAAGGAAAATTTGCTCACTGGTTGCCCACTGTTACCCAAGCTCAAGGGTTAGCTCAATTCCGTTTTCAGCAGTCTCCTTTAATCGCAAATTTACAATGGCAAGGTGGACTCTTAACCAATACCATTACCTGGGATAAATTATCACTCAATCCTTGGCTTGATCCGGCTGCTCCTTCGTTACAAGTCAAGCAAGGTCGATTACAAAATATCGTTGTAACTCAAGATTTATGGTTAAGGCGATCGCCGAATAATTTTAAACTTAACCTTGATGCCATTAACTCTTCCCTACAAACCCAATTTCAGATAGGCAGAGAAACGGGAAATATTCAGGCAAGTTTAGCCCAGAATCAGATCAAAGTATTCGGACGTTTACCTCGCTTAAATCTAAATGCTCTTTTTCCTAGCATAACATTACCTATTAAATTACAAGATACTCATTTTCAGTTAACCAATTCTCTCGATACTTTTCTCGCTCAAGAAATTCATCTTAACAACTTAGGCAATTTTTTAAATTATTTAAAAGGAAAAATAAACTCTCAGATTTTAGTAGCAGAGCAGCCAATTTCAGCCTTAGTTACGATCCAAAATAATCAATGGCGAGCTAAGGCCAAGGCTCCAAATATTAGACTTAAACCCATCAAAAAGTTACCAAATTTTATCTCTTCAGCCTTAATGGCTTTACCTCTCAATAGCAATCTAGAACTGTCGGGAAATTTGCAAACCCTACTTTTTGCAAAAACCTTTGTTCCAGTAAACCTCGATCATTTTAGCCTAGCTAGTTATCCTTATCAACTTACAGGTAAGGGAAATATTATACTCACAAAATCCTGGACAAAACCTGATATTGAAGAAGTAAAACTTTCCCTCCAGACTCGTTCTCCCCTGACAAAAATTAACTTCAATCCGATTCTAGAGCGTTTAGCTGTTCAACGGAATCTTTTACCCCAAAATCTAAAATTACAAGGTCAGGTTGATTTTACAGGAGTGTTATTAGGAAAACAACTTTTAACCCATCCTTTTTTATTCGATAATCTACAACTCACAGGTCAGGTAAAGCTGAGAGATCTACAAGTTAATCGCTTTGCCTTTGAACCGCAATTAAGCGGCCCAATTATTATTAAAAATGGTCAAGTAGTTAGTCTTAATCTCAAGGGAAAACGAGATCAAATTTCAACTCAATGGCAAGCCTGTTTCCAGAGCAACTGTTCCTTTCCTTATTTTCCTAAATCCCTTAATATTCAACAGTTTAATAGCCAGAATAAACCCATAATTATTACAGGACAAGGCGATCGCGATCGCTTTGTAACGCAGATCAAATCTTTTCCCGTTGAATTATTAGAATTAGCTTGGCTTCAGCCCCTCGGCATTGATCAACCCTTGGGAGGAATGGCCCAGGGAAATCTTATCTTTAATTTAGCCGATAGCACTGCCTTGGGAACTTTAAGCATTGATCGTCCCCATTTCAACTTTTTACAAGCCGAGCGTTTTAATACTGATTTTCGCTATGCGGATCAATTGATTTCACTTCAGCAGACGATTTTAAGGCTAGGTAAACAAGACTATGAGATCGCCAACGGTTCATTAAATCTGCGATCGGGCGCACTTTTAGCAAATTTAAGCATTCGGGATGCCAATATTCACGACCTATTGCAAGAATGGAATATTTATGAAATTGCTCCTCTTCTAGCCAGGCTACAAACTTCCTTAGGAACAGTCAAAAACACCGTTATTAATCCCCAAAATTCTCCCTTATCCGAACAATTAAATCAACTGTGGCAGGTTGATCGGCTCATTCGACAACAGACTCAACAACAGCGCGAAAATCCTTGGCCGCAGGTGTTAGATTTACGGGGAAAATTTACCGCCAATTTTAATTTAGGGGGAACCTTACTTGTGCCGACCTTAGACTTTCAAGTACAGGGTAAGCATTGGCTCTGGCAAACCCAGGCTCCTGCTCCTGCCTTAATTGATCCCTTGGGTTTAGTGATTAAATCGTCTCAAGTTATCCCCCTTGATCAATTTTCAGTTAAGGGGGTTTGGCACGGCCATCATTTTTCTTTGGAATCCTATTTACAAAGCAGTGGTATGGAAGGAGAAGCAAATCTTCAAGCCCTTCGCCAAGGTTCAGAATTGCAGCTAGAATCAGCCAATTTTAGAGTGAATAATTTGTCTTTAGATTTAGTCCAAGATTTTGTTAAATTTCCCCTCGATATTAGTGGTTTTATTGACCTATCGGGAAACGTTAAAGGTAGTTTTAAACAACCCCAATTGAAAGGTATTTTTAATTTACAGGATTTAGCATGGAATGGTCAATTATTGCGCCAAGATATTGCCGGAAAATTTGCCTATCAAGATCGGAATTTTTCTCTGGCAACTACGGCTCCTGATGCTATTCAATTGGCAACCAATCTTTCCTTACCAAATCAGAGTAATACAGATTATTCTTTTGCTGTGCAAGTTACGCTGACCACCGAGGCCCTAGCCTTACTAGATAATCTGACCAGCGATCGCCTCATCTGGAAAAAAGGAGAAGGTAGCTTGCACCTCCAAACCAAGGGGACAATAACCCCTGGCAATCCTTTACAATTAAATTTAGATCCGCAGAGTGAAATTCGTCTTTCTCTGGCCGATGTTGCCTTGAAAACGCCCTTTTTCCGTCAATTATTAAACCTCGATGGCAACCTTATCCTCAAGGATGATCATTTTATTTTTGAAAATTTTAAGAGTAATATTGGTGGTCAAGGTATCATCAGTCAAGGTATTTTGCCGTTATTTCCTCCCCCTAAAGACAAGGCGAGCTTAAGCAATCCCCTAACCCTTAGTTTCACTCAGCGAGATGATGATCCGAGTCATTTATATCGAGGCGAATTTCAGGGCAATATCAGGATTAAGGGCTCGGCTTTAACCCCGATTATCGGTGGAAAAATTCTCCTAAAAGATGGCATTTTATCCCTTCCAGCCTCCCTTCCGATTTTTTCTTCAACTTCTCCTATTCAAGTACAATGGTTTGAAAAGAAAAATCCTCAGCTTTTTTTATTAGAGGTTCCCCAATTCCAAGATCTAGAAATTGTTTTGGATCAGGTTGAACTCAGAAAAGAACAAAAATTTCCTCGTTTTGCCTTTAATGTTAGTGGAATTTTAATGTTTAATGGCTTGTTAAATAGTCTCCATTCAATTGAACCCAGGGGAGAAATTCGAGTTAATCAAGGTTTTATGGATTTCTTTCCCAGTCGTGTGTTTATTAATGAACATCAACCTAATACCCTAACCTTTTCTCCTCGCCAGGGCATCCTCAATCCCGTCGTCGATTTAAAGTTGCAAATGTATTTATTTGATCTGGGTTTAATCACGTCCAGAGATAATAGTATTCCTGATGATTTGGTGCAAAGTGGGCAGTCTCAATCTCTATTATTAAATATTGGCATTCAAGGTAATGCAGCCCAATTATTACCGGAACAAGCTTTACCTAAATTAGCCAGGCTACAACGCGATCGCTGTCTTGTATTATCAAATGAGCAACCACCTTTTTCATCCGAAACTCTGCTTTCACCCACAAACCTATCTCAAGTTAGTGATTGTCTTAAAAATCATTCCTTGGGAATTAGTTCTATGCAGGATTTAGTTCGTTCGCCGCTCGTTTCTATTTCCAGTGTTCCGCCGATGACGCGCAATCAATATTTAACGCTATTTGCCAATCAATATCCTAATATCAGTTTGCAGGAACAAAATGATCAACCACTGGTTAAAGCAGGATTTCCTCAGGTGGGAGCAACGGTGATTCCTTCGGTACAAAATTGGATTTTTGATGCCAATATGCAGTTTATTACCTGGGGTAATCAAATCGGTCTGGATACATTACAGATTTATCCGACTCTTTCCACTCAATATCGTCTCGATAAAAATCAAGTAATTCGAGTGGATTATGACTATAATCTTAATCAAGCGAGGATTCGTTATCAACAACAATTCTAA